The Starkeya sp. ORNL1 DNA window CGATGTGCGGTCCTGGCGCGGCCATGGAATCAATGAGCTGGAGCAATTCCTCTTCGATCAGATGATTCCATCTGATCGGGAAATGCTCTAGCCGACCGCCTCGGGGCGGGCGGAGCGGGCGCGCAATATGAGCATGACCCGGGCCTCGAACTGTCCGGGCGCGCTCGACGAATCGGCGAGGTCGTCCGCATCCCAGCTCTCGACGATCCGGCCGTCGGCCAGCAGGACCGCACGGGTGCAGAGCGTCGGGACGGATTCCACGATGTGGGTCGAGACGATGATCGCGTGGCGGCCGGTCGCGGCGAGATCGGCGATCATGCGCTTGACCTCCCAGGCGGCGACCGGATCGAGGCCGTTCAGCGATTCATCGAAGATCAGCAGCGGCGGCGAACCGATGAGCGCCGCCGCGATGGAGATCTTGGCGCGGGTGCCGAGCGAGTATTCCGCGATCGGCCGATGAAGCCAGGCTGCAAGATCCAGCCGCGCCGGGATATCGGAAAACGGCCAGTCCGTCGGCTGGCAGCCGCGGATCGAGGCGACGAGGTCGAGATACTGCCGGCCGGACAGAGCGGCCGGCAGGTCGTCGCCATCGATCGCGAGGCCGAACGCCGCCTTGGCGCGCTCCGGCGCCTTGGCGAGATCGATGTGGTTGATCTCGACACTGCCGGTGCGCGGAATCTGCCCGGTGATGGCACGCAGCAAGGTGGACTTTCCCGAGCCGTTGGCGCCGAGCAGGCCAAGGATCTCGCCGCGGCGCAGCTCCAGGTCGATGTCGGCGACAATGCGCCGCCCGCCATAGCCGGCGCTCATTGCGCGGATCGCGAGCACCCTGCCGCTATCCATGGCGGAACCTCAGGCGCGCACGGTGCCACAGCCACAGTATGAGCAGGACAAAGCCGATCAGGATGGTCCGGCCATACTCGACGGATTCATAGAAGCTGTAGCCGAGCGCGGCGATGAAGCTGAAGGCGGCGAGGAAGGGCGTCTTCATGAAATGGGCGGCGAAGGCGGCATAAGCGAGATTGAGCACGAGGAGCCAGAAGCCGCCGGCGACCGGCAGCGCCCATGCGGCAGGCTCCGCAGCCAATGCCGCGCTCGCGGGCAGCACGAAGACCGCGGCCGACAGCAGCAGCGGCAAGCGCATCAGGCGCAGCCAGGCCCGGGTGAAGCCGATGGGCGCGGTACGCAGCACCGGCGAGCCGAGCGGGTGATAGCGCAGCGTCAGCATGAAGACGATGAAGCCGATCACCAGGGCAGCCAGAGCGGCGGGCGCGGCCTGGCGCTGGGCGAGGCTCGCCCCGGCTGCGAGCAGGACACTGAGCGTGAAGATGATGATGGCGGCGATCAGCTGGCCGCTGCGCCGGATATCGCCGGCGGGTATCTTCCAGGCCCAGATGCCGATCCAGGCGGGCCTGGCGCGATCGATCGAGCCGAGCCGTAGCGATCGGCGGGTACCGCCGTCCCGCCTTTGCGGGTGGTCTTGGCCGGCGCTGCGCAGGACGCGCCAGGTCGCGGCGGCAAAGAGGCCGGCGGCGAAGAGAGCCGCGCTGCCGATCGCCCATTTGAGCGGATCGGGCTTTTCGATCAGCATGCAGGCGAGGAACACGGTGCCGCCGAGCATCGCTGCCAACGGGATGCCGAATGTCGCGGCGGCGACCGCCGCCATGACGCGGCGCTTGGCGATCGAGAGCGGCAATGCCTTCAGGAAGGGTGCAAAGGCGCGGTCGCGCGCCAGCCGGCCGATCGCAAGGCCGGCCAGTACACCGACCGCCAGCATCACGGTCGGCAGGCCACTGCCCCAAAGCCAGGGCAATTGACGCAGCGTGTCGGCCGAGCCGCGCAGCGCGACGACGGCATCGGCGATGCCGTAGGCCAGCAGCACGGCGCCGCCGAGACCGATCGAGATGAGCTGATACCGCGTCATCGAGCGCACGCCCACGCTCAGCTCATGGGCGAGCAGCTTCAGGACCAGAGTGCTATGCCGCATCGCGCCTCAACTGCACCGGCCCATGTGATTCGCCATCCGCCGATGCTTCGCCGCCAAAGGGGCGAAAATGTGCGAGATCTCGCCGGAACGGCGCGGTCAGTCCGCTCCGGCGGGACACTTTCAGGCGAGCGCCGGGCGGCGGCTGCGCGCGGCAAGGGCGACGAGGCACGCCAGCCCAGCCGCAACCGCGCAATAGCCGATCGGGCCACGCGGGCCGAAGCCGTCGACCAGGAAGCCGCCGAGCACCGCGCCCGAGGCGATGGCGATCTGGAATGCCGTCAGCAGCAATCCGCCCGCGCTCTCGGCATGGTCCGGCGCGGCGCGGGTGATCCAGGTCTGCACGCCCACCGGCAGTGCGCCGAAGGCGAAACCCCACAGTGCGGTGGCGGTGCCGGAAAGCCCCATCGAGACGCCGAGCAGCACCAGCACCAGCGCCGAGGCGGCGATCAACCCCGAGGCGAAGACGACCGCGGTGCGCTCGCTGCGCTCGGCCAGGAAGCCGCCGACCAGATTGCCGAAGAAGCCGCCAATGCCATAGGCGAGCAGCGCCAGCGAAATCATGTCCACACCCATGCGCGGCACCTGCTCCAGGAACGGGCGGACATAGGTGAAGGCGGCGAAGTGCGCGGAGACCACGAGCGCGATGATGATGAGCACGCTCTGCACCCGCGGCCGCCTGAGCACCAGCAGGAAGGTGCTGAACGTCGCCTTGTCCGCCGGCGGCAGGCGCGGCACCGTGATGAGCTGCGCGGCGAACGCGACCACGGCTACCACATCGGCGACGATGAAGGCGACGCGCCAGCCCCAGCGATCGCCGATCCAGGCGCCGACCGGAGCGGCGCAGACGGTGGCCAGCGAAACGCCGGTGAAGATGATGGCCATGGCCCGCGGCATCAAAGCATAGGGCACCAGCCTCATGGCGAGCGCGGCCGACATCGCCCAGAAGCCGCCGAGGCTGATGCCGAGCAGGATGCGGGAGAACAGCAGGATCGGCAGGTTTGACGCCAGCGCGGCCAGCGCGTTGGAGACGATGAGCAGCGCCGTCAGGCCCCACAATATGAGGCGCCGGTCGTATTGCGAGGTGCCGACGACGATCGCCGGCCCGGCGATGGCGCCGACGACGGCGGTGGCGGTGACCGCCTGGCCGGCAAGGCCGTTGCTGATGCCGAGGTCGGTCGCCATCGGCGTCAGGATGGAGGCGGGCAGGAACTCGGCGGTGACAAGGGCGAAGACGCCCAATGAGAGCGAGACGACGGCCGGCCAGGCGGCAGGCGCCGTCTCTGCGGCGGCGTCCGCAGACGCCGCGGTGGAGTCGGACATGGAGAACCTCAGGGGGTTGTTTCGGAGCGGAAGATTAGGGCTGATCGCCTGGCGCTTACATGCTAGAAAGTGGCCAATGCTTGATCGATCGTCCAAATCTCGCGCTGCAAAATCGGATGCGCCCAAGGCGGGTGTCGTGCCCGCTGCCCCCGCGTGCCCGACCGACCCGCTCACCGAAATGCTGCGCGGGCTGCGGCTCGACGGCGTCGATTATAGCCGCTTCCGCATGGCCGAGCCCTGGGCGCTGTCCTTCCCGGAGCAGCAGGCGGCGCGCCTGCATTTCGTCTCCAATCGGGGGTGCTGGTTGCGCTGCGGCGAGGGCGACTGGCTCGAGCTCAAGGCGGGCGACGCTGTCCTCCTGCCGCGCGGCGCCGCGCATGTGCTGGCCAGCACGCCCGGCGTGCCGCCGGTGGTCGCCGGCACCTGCAAGCGTTCGCCGATCTGCGAGAATGTCTTCTCGGTGGATGGCGGCGGCGGCGGTGCGAGCGAGGTCACGGGACACCCAACGGGTCAGGTCTGCCTGCTGTTCTGCGGCTCGCTGCATTTCAACATCGATGCCCTGCATCCACTGGCGCAGCTGATGCCGGAGGTGATGCGGGCGTGCGACCTCGAACAGCATGAGCCGGCTATCCCGCATCTCATCCAGGCCATGGCGCGGGAGACCGAGCTCGATCGCGTCGGCGCCGCGGGCATCCTCGCCCGGCTTGCCGACGTGCTGGCGGCGAGCCTCATCCGCTCCTGGGTGGAGCATGGCTGCGGCGATGCCACCGGCTGGCTGGCGGCGGTCCGCGAGCCGGATGTCGGCCGGGTGCTGGCCGCGATCCATCTGAATCCGGAGCACGATTGGAGCGTCGCGGCGCTGGCCAAGGTGATGGGCGCATCGCGCTCCGGCTTCGCCAAGCGCTTCGCCGACATCGTCGGGGAGACTCCGGCGCGCTACATGTTGCGGGTGCGCATGCACCAGGCCCGGCTGTGGCTGCAGCGCGACCGCATGCGGGTGTCGCTCGCCGCCGAGCGGCTCGGCTACGAATCGGAGGCCGCCTTCAGCCGCGCCTTCAAGCGCGTCCTCGGCGCCCCCCCGAGCCATTACCGACGGTAGGTCGGGTAAGGGGTGACTGTAACTCCCTGCTGCTTCAGAAGCGCCAGATCAGGTTCGCCTGAATCGCGTTGACGGTCGCGCTGTCGGCGAACTGGCCCAGATAGGACAGGCCGAGGCTCGTCGCCGCGTTGAGCCGCCAGTCAGCGCCGGCTTCGACGAGCGCGGTGTTCTCCGCCAGCGGTACGCCGCCGACCGTGAAGTTGGTCCCCGGCAGGTCGATGAAGGCGAACTGCGCGGTCGGCGTGGTGTCGCCGAATGCGTGCTGCCAGGCAAGCGAGACGTGGGGTTCCAGCACGGTGCTGCCGCTCAGCTCCATCTTGGCGGCCGCCCGCAGGCCGAGCGAGCTGTAGCCGACGCCGGAGGAGGACGACGATGTCGTCAGGCCGGCATCCGAGCCGCTTTCGGTGAAGCCGTCTGTGTGCAGGTTCACCCAGGCAAGGCCGGCATAGGGCTCCAGCGCCACCGACTGGAACATGAATCCGTAGCCGACTTCGGCGAACACTTGCGCGGTGCCGCCGTCATAGTCCGCGCTCGCCCGCTCCGAGTAGCCGGGATAGGCGATGGTCCGGTCGGCATCGATCTGGTTGAACGCATAGCTGGCGCCGAGGCGCAGGTTCCACGGGCCGGAGCTGGTGCCGGCGTAGAGTGCCAGCAGCAGGCTGTTGGCCTCGGACGAACTCGCCACGGCGTCGACATCGGCATTCGACTGGGAATAGCCGAGCGCGGCGCCGAGCAGCCAATTGTCGACGCGGACATCGGTGCCGGCCACGACACCGCCGATCGTCTCGCTGACGCGCGACGCGTTGCCGTCGCCGTCGAGGTTGGTCCAGCCGCCGAAGGCCTGCGCCCACACCGTGCCGGCGAAGGCTGGCGGCGCCGCCGCCGCCGGAGCCTTGGTCGCAAAAGCGAGGGCGTTGATGCCGGCCGGCTGCGGAGTGCCCGGGGCGTAGGCGAGGGCGGGGCCGCCAAAAGCGAGCGCTGCGGTGTCGCTGCCACTGCCCTGGTATGAGCCCTGGCGCATGCGGCTGAGCAAGGCCTGCCGGGCATAGAGGCTGTCGCCGATCAGCACGGAGCGCTCGCTGGCATAGGCCTCGCCCGACAATGCGGTGAGGGCGCCGGGCAGTTGGCCGGCGCTGAGGTCGTAGAGCGGGGCCAGCGAGTCCGGCAGGCTCGTCAGCATGTCGTTCGTCGTGGTGTTGATGAAGCCGTCGATCGCGCCGCCGACCGCACGCTGGTTCGGCGTGATGTTCGGCAAGCCGGCGAGATCGGCGGCGAGGTTCAGCGTGACCGTGGTCGGGGTGTAATCGAGGGTCGCATCGAACAGCGCCGGCAGGCCGGTCGTGGTCAGCGTCTGGAACGCGCCGGTGATCTCCTGCGTCGCGCCGACGACCGTATAGCTCGCCGCGAAATCGCGGGTCTGGAAGGAGGCCTGCAGCGTGCCGGCGAGCCGCGCCACGCCCGTCACCGCCAGCGCATCATTGCCGGTGTCGGTCATGCGCACCGCGAAGGTGCCGGCCGAGGTCTGCACGAAGGTGCCCCTGATGAGGTCGGTGATCGGGATGCCGTTGCCGGTAACGCCGATCCAGCCACTGTTCTCGAAGCGCTTGTCGGCTCCTGCCATGGCTGCAATCCGGCCATCGATGATGCCGGTGTTCACGATCTCTGTGCCGTAGCTGTCGGCACCGGTGCGCAGGGCGTCGGCTTCTCCCGGGGCCCTCAAGGTGCCCGAATTCAGCAGCGTACCGTATTCGCCGTGCATCTCCACCGCGGCGCCGACCAGGCCGGTCGCGACGACGGTGCCGGTATTGGTGATCACGCCATAGGTCTCGCCCTTGATGCCGACGCTGCCGGCGCCGGTCATCAGGATCGTCGAGTTGTTGATGACGTCGTCGCCGCCCGGATTGGTCGCGATCCCGGTGGCGCCATCGGTGGAGTTGACGATCGGCGTGTTGTTGCGGATCGGGTTGTACATGCCCGCCGGCATGGTGGCGACGTAGCCATGGGTCGTGGTGCCGTCCAGATAGATGCCGACGACGTGGTCGCCATAGGCGGAATTGGAGGACACGACATTGCCGGGGATGTCGATCTCGTACCAGGTCTTGTTGCCGTCGGCGTCGACGTACAGAACGCCCGGATGGACCACGCCGTCCGCCGTCACCCAGTTGACGACGAGGTTATACTCGCCCGCTCGACCCGCTCCGGTGATGCCTTCGAAATGCGTGGCGATCACGCCCGGGCCAGGATGGTCGTAGGTGACATAGGTGTCGGTGCTCAGGTCGTAAATATAGCCGTGCTCGACCGATAGCCCGCTGCCAGGATCGATCGCCGCATATCCACCGGCAACCTTGTTGCCATAGATGCCGTAGGCCGTGGTGCTCACGGCGCCGGGAATGTTGTTGGTCGTATAGGTGCCGGTATTGATGTCGTAAATAAAGGCGTTACCGGTCGCGATCTTGGTGTCGTAGTTGCCGACTACCTTGTTGCCGAACGTGCTGTGGGCAATCGTGAACAGGGTCTCGGCGTCCGCACTGCTCGGATAGGCAAGGGTCTTGATGGTCTCGCCCGGAGCTGCGGCACCGTCATAGATGTAGCTGAGATCGTACGGAGCGGAGGCTTCGGTCTGGTAACTGCCGACGACGCGCAAAATGCCGCCGGGGTTGCCGAAGCCCGGGCCATAGGGCGATGAGCCAATGGCGCCGGGGAAGTTCGCCCCGTTCGGGGTAGCGACCGGCATCGGCGACCATGTCTGCGTCTCAAGATTATAATAGAGCCCGCCGGTGTCGCTGGTTCCGGGGATCACATAGTTGCCGACTATGTTGTTGCCGCGAATGCCGGTGAGGAACGTACTCGCCCCTTCATAATCCAGCGTCACGTACTCGGAAATCGTGAGCGGTTCCGCGTGTGCGGTGGAGGCCAAAACGCCGACACCCAGGCCTATGGCAATAAAAGTCCGTCCGCGCGCCAACGGCGCGTCGCGCAATGTCGATCGAATTGTCACGGTTCTGCCCCTGCCCCCGAATCGGGCAAATCAAAGGCTATATGTTGCCGCAAAAATAATCGATGGCGCTTCGCAATATTTCGAGAATCCGGCGGCTTAGTGCGCAAAGTTCGCATTCGATGGCGCCCATGGCATGGATTTTTCACCTTCGTCACCAATGGTATCGGCCAGTCCCGGCACCGCCGAGACGGACAGGCGTCGGTTCCGGCGTAAAGAGGAAGATCCCATGAACAAGTCCATGCTGTTTGCTCTCTCGCTGATCGCGGTGAGCGGTTCCGCTGCAATGGCGCAGAGCACCCCGTTTACCAGCCAGGAGCAGGCCGCTTGCCGCCCGGACGCGATCAAGCTGTGTTCCTCCAATGTTGGCCAGCCTGCGGCGATGAAGGCGTGCCTCGAGCAGAACAAGGCGAACCTGTCGGATGCCTGCCGGCAAGTCGTGGAAGCCCATGGCGGTTGATTGACACCCGTTACTGTGCTGCGGCGGCCTCGCCGCGGCACAGTCGAGGGCAAGCGTCGTGCACCATCGCGGCGCGTGCGCCGTTCCGCCCGGCCTGCAATATGCGTGAAGGGCAGCCTATGCCTTCGCGCTGCCACGGAGGAGCGTGAGAGCGCCGAGCAGGCTGCCAACTCCGGCGAGCGCAATCACCAGGCCCATCGGCCGGGGCGTGCCGTCCGCGAAGGCCCCGACCAGCGCGGAACCGATGATGCCGCTGCCATAGTGGATCGCGCCGATCAGCGCCGATACGGCACCGGCCCGCTTCGGAAAGTCGGCCAGCGCGCCGGCGATCGAGTTGGCGACGATGAAGCCGGTGGCCGAGACGAACAGGAACAGCGGGATCACCAATCCCCAGAGTCCGCCCCAGCCGGCCCAGGCCGCAACCGCCAGGAGCAGGCCGGAGAACGCCGCTGCGGTGCTGCCGTGGACCAGCAGCCGATCGCTGCCGAAGCGCATCACGAGCCGCGCATTGACCGTGTTGGTGATCATGATCCCGACGATGCCGACGGCAAACAGCAGGCCGTAGAGCTGCGCCGGCACATGGTGATAGGTGATGTAGGCGAACGGCGTGCCCGCGATATAGGCGAACATGCCGCCATAGAAGAATCCGCCCGCCGCTGCGTAGCCGAGCAGCCGGCGCTGGCGCAGCAACTCGCCATAGCGCATGAGCGATCGCCCCAGCGACTCCTGGCTGCGTTGTCCGGCCGGCAGCGTCTCCGGCAAGGTGAACAGTGCGGCCAGCGTGGCGAGCCCGAAGCCGACCCGCGTCCAGAAGATCGCGCGCCATCCGGCCAAAGCGAGGATCTGTGCGCCCAGGATCGGCCCGATGAGTGGTGCGATCGCCATCACCGTTATCAGCGTCGACAGCATCTGCGCCGCGCGATTGCCTTCATAGAGGTCACGCACCATGGCGCGCGCCAGCACCACGCTGGCGCAGGCGCCGACCGCCTGCACGATGCGCGCGGCGATCAGCGTCGAGGCGCTGTCCGCCAGCGCGCAGCCGGCCGAGCCGATCACGAACAGGATGAGGCCAACGGCCACCGGCAGGCGACGGCCGTAGCGGTCGCTGATCGGTCCCCATAGCAGCTGCCCGAGGCTGAAGCCGATGAGATAACCCGAAACCGTCAGCTCGACGGTGCCCGTATCCGCGCCGAGCGCCTCACCCATCGCCGGCATGGCAGGCAGATAGAGATCGGTCGAGATCGAGGCGAAGCCCATGAGCGCGCTGAGGATGGCGAGCACCCGCCAGCCGTGACGGGCGGCGTCGCCTCGCGCCGACGCGCTGGAGCCGACCGCGACCGCCGCCTCGGTCGCGTCGCCCGGAAACACGTCGGTGGCAAGCGGGGCGGCCTCGGTCGCAACGACAGCCGCGTCCTCCGGGGTAACGTCGAGCATGCCGTCACGGCTCCTGCGCGGTTGGGCGGAGCGTTACATAGACGGCTGGCGGCACGCTGGTTAGATCATGTAAGCGGCATGCTTTTATATCTCAGGTTCATGAATGTAAGCGAGCGACCGGGTGCATGCGGATGGGCCGGATCCCGGGGGTCAAGCCCGGGGATGAGGGTCAATTGGCATTTTCGGTCAGGCTCTGAAGGTCTCGGACTCGCTTCCTCCAACTATAGGTGGCACGCTTTCTTGCGGATGCGCGGCTCGCGATAGTCCATAGTCATCTCTTGTCGCGTGATTTGCCGGTCACGATGCGCACGCAATGATCGCGTGCGCGCCGAACGCGGATGCATGGCGACCGTTGGAGGATGCCTGTCTCGCCGTACGGCGCGCCGGTTGCGTCCTGTCTGGTGGAGAAGCTCGTGTTGAAGGTTCTTCTGAGCGTCTGCCACGGGGAGCGGGGGGTGATTTGCGTCGTGTTCTGCGCGCCGCTGCTACTGACCGCATGTGCAACGAGGGAGCGCATTTCGCGCGTCGTCTTGCTCGACTACGAGCAGATCTCGCACGTCCAGGAAAGCGTCAGAGCCGTCCTGGACCACCCTGAAACAGCGAACTTCTTCTCGATGGGGGCAGGCGAGACGACAGACGGAATCCTCGTCTGCGGGAACGTCAACGCCAAGAGCAAGTCAGGCTCCACCGGCTATCAGCCGTTCCGGGGCACGCTCGTCGGCCAGCGTTTCGCCGTCGAAAAAATCGGTGATGGGCTCAGCGGGTCAGACGAGATCCGCGCGTCGTGTCTGGCCCAGGGTGTGCTCTTCTGACATCACCTGCCGCCGCCACGTTTCAGCGGGCGGAGGTCGCTCTTAGCAACTGCGGCGGCGGCCCAGGTTGCACGTCCAGGTTAGGCTGCATCATTATTCCCGCCGCGTCAGCAATGCTTCCCCGTCGTCAGTCTTCGCCATGTGGCCCGCCGACAACAGCCCGGCTTATGCTCGCCCACTAGCGTGGATAAGTCGCTCGCCGGCGGAAATCGATGCCGCGCATGTCAGCTTGATGTCAGCTAAAGCTCGAATGGTCGCGACGGCGACCGCACCGGTCGGCCCGCAGTTCGCGTGTTCCACCAGGGCTCCCCCTCGTTGCTCAATTCAGTCAAACCGCCTGTCCTCGTTTCGGTGATCGTTCCGACGCTGAACGAGGTGGACAATATCGACCTGGTGCTGGCTGCTATCGTGGCGGAAGCCGACAGCGGCGTTGAGTTCGAAATTCTCGTGGCCGACGGCGGCTCGACCGACGGAACCATCGAGCGGGTGCGCGAGTGGGAGCGGGCGGCCAATGTCCGCCTCGTGCCCAGTTCCGGCAATGGCGGCCTGGCCGGCGATGTGCTGACTGCGGCCAAGGCGGCCACCGCGGATGTCGTCGTCGTCATGGATGCCGACCTCAGCCACCCACCGGCTCGGATCCGGGCTGTCGTCCAGCCTATTATC harbors:
- a CDS encoding ABC transporter ATP-binding protein produces the protein MDSGRVLAIRAMSAGYGGRRIVADIDLELRRGEILGLLGANGSGKSTLLRAITGQIPRTGSVEINHIDLAKAPERAKAAFGLAIDGDDLPAALSGRQYLDLVASIRGCQPTDWPFSDIPARLDLAAWLHRPIAEYSLGTRAKISIAAALIGSPPLLIFDESLNGLDPVAAWEVKRMIADLAATGRHAIIVSTHIVESVPTLCTRAVLLADGRIVESWDADDLADSSSAPGQFEARVMLILRARSARPEAVG
- a CDS encoding MFS transporter, translated to MSDSTAASADAAAETAPAAWPAVVSLSLGVFALVTAEFLPASILTPMATDLGISNGLAGQAVTATAVVGAIAGPAIVVGTSQYDRRLILWGLTALLIVSNALAALASNLPILLFSRILLGISLGGFWAMSAALAMRLVPYALMPRAMAIIFTGVSLATVCAAPVGAWIGDRWGWRVAFIVADVVAVVAFAAQLITVPRLPPADKATFSTFLLVLRRPRVQSVLIIIALVVSAHFAAFTYVRPFLEQVPRMGVDMISLALLAYGIGGFFGNLVGGFLAERSERTAVVFASGLIAASALVLVLLGVSMGLSGTATALWGFAFGALPVGVQTWITRAAPDHAESAGGLLLTAFQIAIASGAVLGGFLVDGFGPRGPIGYCAVAAGLACLVALAARSRRPALA
- a CDS encoding AraC family transcriptional regulator, which produces MLDRSSKSRAAKSDAPKAGVVPAAPACPTDPLTEMLRGLRLDGVDYSRFRMAEPWALSFPEQQAARLHFVSNRGCWLRCGEGDWLELKAGDAVLLPRGAAHVLASTPGVPPVVAGTCKRSPICENVFSVDGGGGGASEVTGHPTGQVCLLFCGSLHFNIDALHPLAQLMPEVMRACDLEQHEPAIPHLIQAMARETELDRVGAAGILARLADVLAASLIRSWVEHGCGDATGWLAAVREPDVGRVLAAIHLNPEHDWSVAALAKVMGASRSGFAKRFADIVGETPARYMLRVRMHQARLWLQRDRMRVSLAAERLGYESEAAFSRAFKRVLGAPPSHYRR
- a CDS encoding autotransporter outer membrane beta-barrel domain-containing protein; translation: MTLDYEGASTFLTGIRGNNIVGNYVIPGTSDTGGLYYNLETQTWSPMPVATPNGANFPGAIGSSPYGPGFGNPGGILRVVGSYQTEASAPYDLSYIYDGAAAPGETIKTLAYPSSADAETLFTIAHSTFGNKVVGNYDTKIATGNAFIYDINTGTYTTNNIPGAVSTTAYGIYGNKVAGGYAAIDPGSGLSVEHGYIYDLSTDTYVTYDHPGPGVIATHFEGITGAGRAGEYNLVVNWVTADGVVHPGVLYVDADGNKTWYEIDIPGNVVSSNSAYGDHVVGIYLDGTTTHGYVATMPAGMYNPIRNNTPIVNSTDGATGIATNPGGDDVINNSTILMTGAGSVGIKGETYGVITNTGTVVATGLVGAAVEMHGEYGTLLNSGTLRAPGEADALRTGADSYGTEIVNTGIIDGRIAAMAGADKRFENSGWIGVTGNGIPITDLIRGTFVQTSAGTFAVRMTDTGNDALAVTGVARLAGTLQASFQTRDFAASYTVVGATQEITGAFQTLTTTGLPALFDATLDYTPTTVTLNLAADLAGLPNITPNQRAVGGAIDGFINTTTNDMLTSLPDSLAPLYDLSAGQLPGALTALSGEAYASERSVLIGDSLYARQALLSRMRQGSYQGSGSDTAALAFGGPALAYAPGTPQPAGINALAFATKAPAAAAPPAFAGTVWAQAFGGWTNLDGDGNASRVSETIGGVVAGTDVRVDNWLLGAALGYSQSNADVDAVASSSEANSLLLALYAGTSSGPWNLRLGASYAFNQIDADRTIAYPGYSERASADYDGGTAQVFAEVGYGFMFQSVALEPYAGLAWVNLHTDGFTESGSDAGLTTSSSSSGVGYSSLGLRAAAKMELSGSTVLEPHVSLAWQHAFGDTTPTAQFAFIDLPGTNFTVGGVPLAENTALVEAGADWRLNAATSLGLSYLGQFADSATVNAIQANLIWRF
- a CDS encoding cysteine rich repeat-containing protein, yielding MNKSMLFALSLIAVSGSAAMAQSTPFTSQEQAACRPDAIKLCSSNVGQPAAMKACLEQNKANLSDACRQVVEAHGG
- a CDS encoding multidrug effflux MFS transporter is translated as MLDVTPEDAAVVATEAAPLATDVFPGDATEAAVAVGSSASARGDAARHGWRVLAILSALMGFASISTDLYLPAMPAMGEALGADTGTVELTVSGYLIGFSLGQLLWGPISDRYGRRLPVAVGLILFVIGSAGCALADSASTLIAARIVQAVGACASVVLARAMVRDLYEGNRAAQMLSTLITVMAIAPLIGPILGAQILALAGWRAIFWTRVGFGLATLAALFTLPETLPAGQRSQESLGRSLMRYGELLRQRRLLGYAAAGGFFYGGMFAYIAGTPFAYITYHHVPAQLYGLLFAVGIVGIMITNTVNARLVMRFGSDRLLVHGSTAAAFSGLLLAVAAWAGWGGLWGLVIPLFLFVSATGFIVANSIAGALADFPKRAGAVSALIGAIHYGSGIIGSALVGAFADGTPRPMGLVIALAGVGSLLGALTLLRGSAKA